In Helianthus annuus cultivar XRQ/B chromosome 8, HanXRQr2.0-SUNRISE, whole genome shotgun sequence, a single genomic region encodes these proteins:
- the LOC110905198 gene encoding uncharacterized protein LOC110905198, which yields MGMSIRSGAQTNAWCDNWCPLSPISTFITPRTITNAGFNMYSSVADIVDDSGDWRWPEAWYDLFPVLINLQPPSVVHNVPDKPTWKDLDGKDSYFSSKEVWNNIRSRGATVSWFNMIWFSQCIPRHSFHLWLVIRNKLKTQDRLMTWEAGSETNLRLMCCPICRYDRDSRDHLFFQCSFASQVWNNVKTMVSLENVNDSWASVFAWMEQTASSKTSNVIVDKILIEATTYFIWQERNARLFSHIHNSAETVIKIIKNTVRLKLMGFKFRGSAARNRVLKAWNIYSNEEELDPG from the coding sequence ATGGGTATGTCTATCAGAAGTGGTGCTCAGACTAATGCATGGTGTGATAACTGGTGCCCCTTGAGTCCGATTAGTACATTCATTACGCCGAGAACCATCACTAATGCGGGTTTCAATATGTACTCTTCAGTTGCCGATATAGTTGATGATTCGGGCGACTGGAGATGGCCTGAGGCTTGGTATGACCTGTTTCCTGTGTTGATAAACTTACAACCACCATCTGTTGTTCACAATGTTCCAGATAAGCCTACGTGGAAAGACTTGGATGGTAAAGATAGTTATTTCAGCTCTAAGGAAGTTTGGAACAACATTAGGAGTCGGGGTGCTACGGTGTCTTGGTTCAACATGATATGGTTTTCCCAATGTATTCCAAGACACTCGTTCCATCTGTGGTTGGTTATAAGAAACAAACTCAAAACTCAGGATCGTCTTATGACTTGGGAAGCGGGGAGTGAAACGAACTTAAGACTTATGTGTTGTCCGATTTGTCGCTATGATCGTGACTCACGTGACCACCTATTCTTCCAATGCAGCTTTGCGTCGCAAGTGTGGAATAATGTTAAAACTATGGTTAGTTTGGAGAATGTTAATGACTCTTGGGCATCCGTCTTTGCATGGATGGAACAAACGGCTTCCTCAAAGACGTCGAATGTTATTGTGGACAAGATTCTGATTGAGGCTACGACATATTTTATATGGCAAGAACGAAATGCTAGACTTTTCTCTCATATCCACAATTCGGCTGAAACGGTGATAAAAATAATCAAGAACACAGTCAGGTTAAAGCTTATGGGATTCAAGTTCCGTGGAAGCGCAGCTCGGAACAGAGTGCTAAAGGCATGGAATATTTATTCCAATGAAGAGGAACTAGATCCGGGCTAG